The Metabacillus sediminilitoris genome window below encodes:
- a CDS encoding YqjF family protein — protein MNVLNETTHRPFSLPEKKWIMRQSWRNLLFTHWPISPEVLRPYIPSQLQIDTYNDRAWIGVVVFVMEGIYHRYLPTISLTPTFSEINVRTYVRYNGKPGIYFLSLDVNDLASYTIAKRWYHLPYSLASISYQQDGPTFHVKSIRKAKTNIPIEFKGSYSPNQDVFYAKKETLEHWFIERYCLYSNDKRGNMYCGDIHHRPWPLQTVNTNISMNTLFSMFSFNVIEENSLSYYSRGVDTLIWNIKKL, from the coding sequence ATGAATGTATTAAACGAAACTACTCATCGTCCATTCTCATTGCCTGAAAAGAAATGGATTATGCGGCAATCATGGCGTAATCTTTTGTTTACACATTGGCCAATTTCACCAGAAGTATTACGACCTTATATTCCATCTCAATTACAAATTGATACATATAATGATAGAGCCTGGATTGGTGTTGTTGTATTTGTTATGGAAGGGATTTATCATCGTTACTTGCCAACTATATCGCTTACTCCAACCTTTTCAGAAATTAATGTCAGAACATACGTCCGTTATAACGGAAAACCAGGTATTTACTTTTTATCCCTAGACGTGAATGATTTAGCATCGTATACAATAGCGAAAAGATGGTATCACTTGCCATATTCTCTTGCTTCAATTTCTTATCAACAGGATGGACCAACCTTTCATGTTAAAAGCATTCGTAAAGCAAAAACAAATATTCCTATTGAATTTAAAGGAAGTTATTCACCTAACCAGGATGTCTTTTATGCAAAAAAAGAAACGTTAGAACATTGGTTTATTGAAAGGTATTGTTTATATAGTAATGATAAGCGAGGAAATATGTATTGCGGGGATATTCATCATCGCCCATGGCCTTTACAAACCGTAAACACGAATATATCTATGAATACACTCTTTTCTATGTTTTCATTCAATGTTATTGAAGAGAATTCACTTTCCTATTATTCAAGAGGTGTTGATACACTCATATGGAATATTAAGAAGCTTTAA
- a CDS encoding DUF3891 family protein, whose protein sequence is MVIYEDFTSFIMTDQHQHGLLSEGFARNWNENNFLGFEKKESVLYAIAQHDRAWIDIDESPIWNDKSGAPYSFHDYPIPIKLQFYRKGIDEIENQNQYAALLCSVHYTNFFMGMAEDHRIRRYLEDEKKRQTKLFDILNIKQTDMELDFHYQLLKFCDNLSLFVCMQEAGALDSGVHEWFKNGIKQPFEQFPEKNFQVEWSSCHEIIIYPFPFNDDFEISVPIRNVPKNLISKYGIEDAYHKTPIHFRTVKIKEN, encoded by the coding sequence ATGGTTATATATGAAGACTTTACTTCTTTTATTATGACTGATCAACATCAGCATGGATTATTATCTGAAGGTTTTGCTAGGAATTGGAATGAGAATAACTTCTTGGGATTTGAAAAAAAAGAATCAGTTTTATATGCAATTGCTCAACATGATCGGGCATGGATTGATATTGATGAATCACCTATCTGGAATGATAAGTCCGGAGCACCCTATTCATTTCATGATTATCCAATCCCGATTAAACTTCAATTTTATCGTAAAGGGATCGATGAGATCGAAAACCAAAACCAATATGCAGCATTACTTTGCAGTGTTCACTATACTAATTTTTTTATGGGTATGGCAGAGGATCATCGCATCAGAAGATATCTTGAAGATGAAAAAAAGAGACAAACTAAGCTATTCGATATATTAAATATCAAACAGACGGATATGGAATTGGACTTTCACTATCAATTACTTAAGTTTTGTGATAACCTTTCTCTTTTTGTATGTATGCAGGAGGCGGGAGCTTTGGATAGTGGGGTCCATGAATGGTTTAAAAATGGAATAAAACAACCATTTGAGCAGTTTCCTGAAAAAAACTTTCAAGTAGAGTGGAGTAGTTGTCATGAAATCATTATTTATCCTTTCCCTTTTAATGATGATTTTGAGATATCTGTTCCTATAAGAAATGTACCTAAAAATCTTATTTCAAAGTATGGAATAGAGGATGCATATCACAAAACACCCATTCATTTTAGAACTGTAAAAATAAAAGAAAATTAA
- a CDS encoding FMN-binding glutamate synthase family protein → MSNFLDYMVFAMMLILFIIFLFMLIGWRWILKRIVKKYGKIILTDSYQENIMELIPGLRHMGIQNMLENSLRAETGDILHRPLGSSKKWPHLDSITFIPAQTSPFPIDGEEDVDVKVTIGPKAKKPLDLNIPLMISGMAYGIALSEEVRLSLAEAAKNVGTAINSGEGGVLPEELDKAGKYILQYAKTKWSKEEDTIKRADMIEIKLGQGALFGVGAKISPKNLTGRARNVMGLQEDEDAVIYDHFFEDQTLNDLKNLVEDLRELSGGVPIGVKMGAGGKIEEDIDHVIELGVDYIAIDGGQAATLGAPPILSDDMGIPTIHAVVRAVKHLEKRKMKEHISLIVSGGLLVPGHFLKVLALGADAVYVGSAILFAVAHNQSLNAMPFEPPTQAVWNQGKFKDKFKVEDGVKTAEKFLTSSTEEMKMGLRAMGKHSLKELSKEDLVSYDELTAKMVGIPFSFEPWVNKNNSQNQNE, encoded by the coding sequence ATGTCGAATTTTTTAGATTATATGGTTTTTGCCATGATGTTGATTTTATTCATCATCTTTTTATTTATGCTAATTGGATGGCGTTGGATTTTAAAAAGAATCGTAAAGAAATATGGAAAGATCATCTTAACTGATAGTTATCAAGAAAATATCATGGAATTGATTCCAGGACTAAGGCATATGGGAATTCAAAATATGTTAGAAAATAGTTTGCGAGCTGAGACAGGTGATATCCTTCATCGTCCGCTTGGGTCTTCAAAAAAATGGCCACACTTAGATTCCATTACATTTATTCCTGCCCAAACTTCACCATTTCCTATTGATGGTGAAGAAGATGTTGATGTAAAAGTTACAATAGGACCTAAAGCTAAAAAACCTTTGGATCTAAACATTCCACTCATGATCAGCGGAATGGCATACGGAATTGCACTAAGTGAAGAAGTAAGACTTTCGTTAGCAGAAGCAGCTAAAAATGTAGGAACGGCGATAAATTCTGGAGAAGGCGGTGTATTACCAGAAGAATTAGACAAAGCTGGAAAGTATATTCTACAATATGCCAAAACAAAATGGTCAAAAGAGGAAGATACGATAAAACGTGCTGATATGATAGAAATCAAGCTTGGCCAGGGGGCGTTATTTGGTGTAGGAGCAAAGATTTCACCAAAAAATTTAACAGGACGTGCTCGTAATGTGATGGGTTTACAAGAAGATGAAGATGCTGTGATTTATGACCACTTTTTTGAAGATCAAACATTAAATGATTTAAAAAATCTAGTTGAAGATTTACGGGAGCTATCAGGTGGTGTCCCAATTGGGGTAAAAATGGGTGCTGGCGGTAAAATTGAAGAAGATATTGATCATGTAATTGAACTAGGGGTGGATTATATTGCAATTGACGGGGGACAAGCTGCAACATTAGGTGCACCACCGATACTTTCTGATGACATGGGAATACCAACTATACATGCAGTTGTTCGTGCTGTAAAACACCTTGAAAAAAGAAAGATGAAAGAACATATTAGTTTAATCGTTTCAGGCGGACTTTTAGTTCCTGGTCACTTTTTAAAAGTACTTGCACTAGGTGCTGATGCTGTCTATGTAGGTTCCGCCATTTTATTTGCAGTTGCACATAATCAATCATTGAATGCAATGCCATTTGAACCGCCGACTCAAGCTGTTTGGAACCAAGGGAAATTTAAAGATAAATTTAAAGTAGAAGACGGTGTGAAAACAGCCGAGAAATTCCTGACTTCTAGTACGGAAGAAATGAAAATGGGTTTAAGAGCCATGGGGAAACACTCTTTAAAAGAATTATCAAAAGAAGATTTAGTCTCATATGATGAGCTAACAGCTAAAATGGTTGGAATACCTTTCTCCTTTGAACCATGGGTTAATAAAAATAATAGTCAAAATCAAAATGAATAA
- a CDS encoding beta-ketoacyl-ACP synthase III, with product MKRSVKIIGIGSYLPKRIVKAEEIDKMFSQSIGWSEKKSGVKQRYYVDGETASFMGAEAALQAVQDAGISLNDIDCIISGSGTMEQAIPCTASLIQEQLGLHHSGIPSFDVNSTCLSFVSALDMISYAIEYGRYKNVLLVSSEISSVGLNWDQPESSILFGDGAVAIVLSKSHDHSGIISSHMETHSLGAHLSEIRGGGTKIHPKFYDEQTKDDFLFDMDGKALFKLSFKLLPSFIETLFSSTNLSIKDIHMVIPHQASASAMKIIRKKLGVDESRFMNIIENYGNMIAASIPMALYEAIKQGRVNRGDTILLLGTSAGLSIGGIVLEY from the coding sequence ATGAAACGTAGCGTAAAAATAATAGGAATAGGTTCATATTTACCAAAACGAATTGTAAAAGCTGAAGAAATCGATAAAATGTTTTCTCAATCTATTGGATGGTCCGAAAAAAAATCCGGTGTGAAGCAACGATACTATGTAGATGGGGAAACCGCATCATTCATGGGAGCTGAAGCTGCTTTACAAGCAGTTCAAGATGCAGGCATTTCTCTAAATGATATTGATTGTATTATTAGTGGAAGCGGAACAATGGAACAAGCTATACCTTGCACTGCATCCTTGATCCAGGAACAATTGGGACTTCATCATTCAGGTATCCCATCTTTTGACGTGAACTCAACTTGTCTAAGCTTTGTGTCAGCATTAGATATGATTTCATATGCAATCGAATATGGAAGATATAAGAATGTTCTATTGGTTTCTTCAGAAATTTCATCTGTAGGGTTGAACTGGGATCAACCAGAAAGCAGTATCTTATTTGGTGACGGTGCTGTCGCCATTGTATTATCTAAATCTCATGATCATTCAGGAATTATTAGTTCCCATATGGAGACGCATAGTTTGGGTGCACATTTATCTGAAATAAGAGGTGGGGGAACAAAGATACATCCAAAATTTTATGATGAACAAACAAAAGATGATTTCCTTTTTGATATGGATGGAAAAGCTTTATTTAAATTATCTTTTAAACTACTTCCTAGTTTTATTGAAACGTTATTTTCATCTACTAATCTTTCAATAAAAGATATACATATGGTCATACCTCACCAAGCAAGTGCTTCTGCGATGAAAATTATCAGGAAAAAACTTGGCGTAGATGAATCAAGGTTTATGAATATTATTGAAAACTATGGAAATATGATTGCAGCGTCTATCCCGATGGCACTTTATGAAGCGATTAAACAAGGAAGAGTAAACAGGGGAGATACAATATTACTTTTAGGTACATCTGCCGGTCTATCAATTGGAGGCATCGTTCTTGAGTATTAA
- a CDS encoding GerAB/ArcD/ProY family transporter, translating to MIPNKLQPFQLFVLMVLFEVGSSVVVGLGLEVKQDAWLAILLGLLGGLVLFSLYIYLYTQFPDLSMMNYLELIVGKMIGRLLAVIYICLFLYIAARVLRIFCELVLITILVETPILVIAIMFMAVICFACYLGFEVIARTAEIFFFWVMFFSFLFILFILISGLPKLENLQPVLEGGWQPIWKVAFPTIFSFPFGESIVFTIFFPYLNSQKQGVISGFLGIIFSGIILLIATTVMISVLGPYAAKISTFPLLDTVEKINIGDVFQRLDPIALIMLIIGGFFKITIFFLGAIEGISNLINKDQITKYTIPILGTAVIALSILMAPNYIEHAVVGNKIIPKYVYIPLFMVVPFLLVMIVFFKKKWLMNK from the coding sequence TTGATTCCAAACAAGCTACAGCCGTTTCAGCTATTCGTTTTAATGGTTTTATTTGAAGTTGGAAGTTCGGTAGTGGTTGGATTAGGTTTAGAAGTAAAACAAGATGCATGGTTAGCAATACTTTTAGGGCTGTTGGGAGGTCTTGTTTTATTTTCTTTATATATTTATCTCTACACACAATTTCCAGACTTATCTATGATGAATTATCTTGAATTAATTGTGGGAAAGATGATTGGCCGATTACTTGCGGTCATCTATATTTGTTTATTCTTATATATTGCAGCAAGGGTTTTAAGAATATTCTGTGAGCTTGTTTTAATCACGATATTAGTCGAAACACCAATTTTGGTAATAGCAATTATGTTTATGGCAGTCATCTGTTTTGCCTGTTATTTAGGATTTGAAGTGATTGCAAGAACAGCAGAGATTTTCTTTTTTTGGGTCATGTTCTTTAGTTTCCTGTTTATCCTTTTTATCTTGATCAGTGGTCTTCCTAAGCTAGAAAATCTTCAACCTGTCCTTGAAGGTGGATGGCAACCTATATGGAAAGTTGCTTTCCCGACAATTTTTTCTTTTCCTTTTGGCGAATCTATTGTCTTTACTATCTTTTTTCCATATTTAAATAGTCAGAAGCAAGGGGTTATTAGTGGTTTTTTAGGAATTATTTTTAGCGGAATTATCTTACTAATTGCGACTACAGTAATGATTAGTGTTCTTGGACCATATGCTGCTAAAATCAGTACATTTCCTTTATTAGATACAGTTGAAAAAATAAATATTGGAGATGTCTTTCAAAGGCTCGATCCTATTGCACTTATTATGTTGATAATTGGTGGATTTTTTAAAATTACCATATTTTTTTTAGGTGCTATTGAGGGTATTTCAAATCTTATAAATAAGGATCAGATAACTAAATATACGATTCCGATTTTAGGAACTGCAGTTATTGCTTTGTCGATATTAATGGCGCCTAATTATATAGAACATGCGGTAGTTGGAAATAAAATAATACCAAAATACGTCTATATTCCATTATTTATGGTGGTCCCATTTTTATTAGTTATGATTGTTTTTTTTAAAAAGAAATGGCTAATGAATAAATAA
- a CDS encoding DUF2621 domain-containing protein — protein sequence MLEGWFLWFIMFWVVFLISMLAIGGFFMFRKFLQRLPKEDGKSDLDWQDYYLEKTRHLWKQEEKNFLEDLVEPVPELFRDVARAKIAGKIGQLALNEKASNITQDLIIRGYIMATPKRDHKFLIKRLNEKQIDFSKYKALF from the coding sequence ATGTTAGAAGGTTGGTTTTTGTGGTTTATTATGTTTTGGGTCGTCTTTTTAATTTCGATGTTAGCAATCGGCGGTTTTTTCATGTTTCGAAAATTTCTTCAAAGACTTCCTAAAGAAGATGGAAAATCCGATTTAGATTGGCAAGACTATTATCTCGAAAAAACGAGACATTTATGGAAACAGGAAGAAAAAAACTTTTTGGAAGATCTTGTTGAACCAGTACCAGAGCTTTTTCGTGATGTAGCACGAGCAAAAATTGCTGGTAAAATAGGTCAACTTGCTTTAAATGAAAAAGCGTCAAATATCACTCAAGATTTAATTATCAGAGGTTATATCATGGCCACGCCTAAACGAGATCATAAATTCTTAATTAAGCGATTGAATGAAAAACAAATAGATTTTTCTAAATATAAAGCACTATTTTAA
- a CDS encoding CcdC family protein, with protein sequence MVTFFSSIIAVCMALFVIFIRMKSANKPATAKKIILPPIFMSTGALMFIHPMFRVTVGEFFEAILVGMVFSIFLIKTSNFEIRDNQIYLKRSKAFAFILIGLLIIRIILKSYLSNTIDIGELSGMFWILAFGMIVPWRIAMFLSYKKTRNKLDTTTPSIPPL encoded by the coding sequence TTGGTCACATTTTTTTCTTCAATCATTGCAGTCTGTATGGCATTATTCGTTATTTTCATTAGAATGAAATCTGCAAATAAGCCTGCTACTGCAAAGAAAATCATTTTACCGCCAATTTTCATGAGCACAGGTGCACTGATGTTTATTCATCCTATGTTTCGAGTAACAGTTGGTGAATTCTTTGAAGCTATACTAGTAGGGATGGTATTTTCAATTTTTTTAATTAAAACATCAAACTTCGAAATAAGAGACAATCAAATTTATCTAAAACGATCGAAGGCATTTGCGTTTATTTTAATTGGGCTCTTAATTATTCGAATCATTCTAAAATCTTATTTAAGTAATACCATCGATATTGGTGAGCTTAGTGGTATGTTTTGGATACTTGCATTCGGAATGATTGTTCCTTGGAGAATTGCTATGTTCCTTTCCTATAAAAAAACAAGAAACAAACTTGACACGACAACTCCAAGTATTCCACCACTTTAA
- a CDS encoding DUF3231 family protein, translating to MQDKKAIRLTAAEMSSLWSQYMNDTALICMLTQFLENLEDEEVRPVIELALKTSNDNLIFLKELFQKEHFPVPVGFTNEDVISKKHKLFSDTFVLMYLRQMSILGMTASSMALGFVTREDIFAFHKEVLQSSVKLKYLSRELMLKQGTYVRPPFISIPDKVDFIDSQQFLAGFIGKKRPLTSIEITHLFINIQTNMIGKTLIVGFSQIAQNKEVINYLVRGKQLAQKHIDLFSEILKKYDLPAPMSWDTAVTDNTIPIFSDKLIMFHVSAMIAAGVGNYGVAMGASPRRDIALKYATLIPEIALYAEDGANILIKHSWLEEPPQTDDRNELIKKK from the coding sequence ATGCAAGATAAAAAGGCTATTCGCCTAACAGCGGCAGAGATGTCATCACTCTGGTCGCAGTATATGAATGATACTGCATTAATCTGTATGCTTACTCAATTCCTCGAAAATCTAGAAGATGAAGAAGTTCGCCCAGTTATTGAGCTTGCATTAAAAACATCAAACGATAATCTTATATTTTTAAAAGAACTTTTCCAAAAAGAACACTTTCCTGTACCAGTAGGGTTTACGAATGAGGATGTCATTTCAAAAAAACATAAGCTTTTTTCAGACACATTTGTTTTGATGTATTTACGTCAAATGTCAATTCTTGGCATGACTGCTAGTAGTATGGCTCTTGGTTTTGTAACAAGAGAAGACATTTTTGCCTTTCATAAAGAAGTATTACAATCTTCTGTTAAATTAAAATATCTTTCAAGGGAATTAATGCTAAAACAAGGCACTTATGTACGCCCGCCTTTTATCTCTATACCAGATAAAGTTGATTTTATTGATAGTCAGCAATTTTTAGCAGGTTTTATTGGCAAAAAACGACCACTTACTTCAATTGAAATTACACATTTATTTATTAATATTCAAACAAACATGATAGGCAAAACATTAATTGTAGGATTCTCTCAAATAGCTCAAAATAAAGAAGTAATCAATTATTTAGTTAGAGGTAAGCAATTAGCGCAGAAACATATAGATCTTTTTAGTGAAATATTAAAAAAGTATGATTTACCTGCTCCAATGTCATGGGACACTGCCGTAACAGATAATACTATTCCAATATTCTCAGATAAATTAATCATGTTTCATGTTTCAGCGATGATTGCTGCTGGTGTTGGAAATTATGGGGTAGCAATGGGCGCAAGTCCAAGAAGAGATATCGCATTAAAATATGCAACTCTCATACCAGAGATAGCTTTATATGCTGAAGATGGAGCAAATATTTTGATTAAACACAGCTGGTTAGAGGAACCACCTCAGACTGACGATCGAAATGAACTAATAAAGAAAAAATAA
- a CDS encoding GerAB/ArcD/ProY family transporter, whose translation MLEKGKINATEFQLLVIVFTIGSSVLTSPSQVTKIVKQDAWITSALTVLISLFFIYLYNKIADLYPSMTFIECLEKVFGKWLGKIAALIFLFYLYYLTAGVLREIGNFFTTQILVETPIEIIMILFLLTVLYGVRLGLEVIVRTALIFYPWIIFLLLMLFLFLIPEIKLENVQPILEAGLKPFMKATYNNLSIPYNQLIILLMVAPYVNEKKQMKRAFYKGTLFGGLVITLIILFSILVLGAENSARQSYPSFILGKKINIGGFLERIEAIVAIIWILTVYFKISICYYSLSNGLANVLGLKSHQILMFPLFLLIISFSIIAHPDMVHFQHFLAKTWPHYSFTICLFLPLLVVIIGKLSKKISAAKSS comes from the coding sequence ATGCTTGAAAAAGGAAAAATTAATGCAACGGAATTTCAATTATTAGTCATTGTATTTACAATTGGATCTTCCGTTCTTACTTCACCTTCACAAGTTACAAAGATTGTAAAACAAGATGCCTGGATTACATCAGCGTTAACAGTTCTAATCAGTTTATTTTTTATTTATCTATATAATAAAATAGCTGATCTTTATCCATCTATGACATTTATTGAATGTCTTGAAAAAGTGTTTGGAAAATGGTTAGGTAAAATCGCTGCCCTGATCTTTCTTTTTTATTTATATTACCTTACTGCTGGAGTACTCAGAGAAATCGGGAATTTTTTCACAACGCAAATATTGGTTGAAACGCCGATTGAGATAATCATGATCTTGTTTTTATTAACAGTTTTATACGGTGTCAGGTTAGGGTTAGAGGTTATCGTCCGCACTGCACTTATTTTTTACCCTTGGATAATCTTTCTTTTACTTATGTTATTTTTATTTCTCATTCCTGAAATCAAGCTAGAAAATGTTCAGCCAATTTTAGAAGCAGGATTAAAACCATTTATGAAGGCTACATATAACAATTTATCAATCCCATATAACCAACTAATAATCTTATTAATGGTAGCACCATATGTAAATGAAAAGAAACAAATGAAAAGGGCCTTTTATAAAGGGACATTATTTGGTGGTTTGGTAATAACACTGATCATATTATTTAGTATTTTAGTTTTAGGTGCAGAAAACAGTGCCAGACAATCTTATCCATCTTTTATATTAGGTAAAAAGATAAATATAGGCGGCTTTTTAGAACGCATTGAAGCCATTGTGGCCATTATATGGATACTTACAGTATATTTCAAAATCTCCATCTGTTATTACAGTTTATCAAATGGACTAGCGAATGTACTGGGATTAAAAAGTCATCAAATATTAATGTTTCCATTGTTTTTATTAATCATTTCTTTTTCAATTATTGCACATCCAGATATGGTTCATTTTCAACATTTCCTTGCGAAAACATGGCCACATTATTCTTTCACGATTTGTTTGTTTCTCCCGCTCTTAGTAGTAATCATAGGGAAACTTAGTAAGAAAATCTCTGCTGCTAAATCATCTTAG
- a CDS encoding Ger(x)C family spore germination protein, with protein sequence MKKRNLYVMISILIIFLSGCWSRTELNELAIVTSMGIDKTEEGYMVSVQIVNPSEIAGQSASGRTEVVSFMKSGETIYDAVRHLSTDAPRRIYVAHLQLVVIGEELAQEGIGKALDVLSRQHELRSDFFITVAKGTTAYDVLNVQTALEKIPSIKIANALENSEKAWSPTKTVRLDELISSIVSKGKEPVLTGVYVYGDPETGSEFTNIQNVSPATGLRINSIGVFKNDKLLGWLTEDESRGFNYITDNIKKTPVTFACEDSKVTIDTTRSKTKVKGKVVKGKPKIEIDVNAEGFVGEVECSIDLTKPESIQQLNEKYKESIKGKIKAALKSMQDNYQSDIFGFGEVIHRSDPKAWKSLEKNWDQEFAKMEVTVNVMANIRRLGTITEEFQKEIEEQ encoded by the coding sequence ATGAAAAAAAGGAATTTGTATGTCATGATTAGTATCCTGATCATATTTCTATCAGGTTGTTGGAGCAGGACTGAACTAAACGAACTGGCCATCGTGACATCAATGGGAATTGATAAAACAGAAGAAGGGTATATGGTATCAGTCCAAATCGTTAATCCAAGTGAAATTGCTGGACAATCTGCATCAGGTCGGACAGAAGTTGTAAGCTTTATGAAAAGTGGAGAAACGATTTATGATGCTGTAAGACATTTATCTACTGATGCCCCTAGAAGAATTTATGTGGCGCATCTTCAGTTAGTCGTTATAGGTGAAGAACTTGCACAGGAAGGTATTGGAAAAGCTCTGGACGTGCTTTCCAGGCAACATGAATTACGTTCTGATTTCTTTATTACTGTTGCAAAAGGAACAACTGCATACGATGTTCTAAATGTCCAAACTGCTCTTGAAAAAATACCTTCAATAAAAATCGCAAACGCCTTAGAAAATTCAGAGAAAGCATGGTCGCCTACTAAGACTGTTAGGTTGGATGAGTTAATTAGTAGCATTGTCAGTAAAGGGAAAGAGCCTGTTTTAACTGGTGTATATGTGTATGGTGATCCTGAAACTGGAAGTGAATTTACTAATATACAAAATGTTTCCCCAGCAACTGGTTTAAGAATTAACTCAATAGGAGTATTTAAAAATGATAAGCTATTAGGTTGGTTAACGGAAGATGAAAGCAGAGGCTTTAACTATATAACAGATAATATAAAAAAGACACCTGTTACATTTGCATGTGAAGATAGTAAGGTAACAATAGATACTACCCGCTCAAAAACAAAGGTTAAAGGGAAAGTCGTAAAAGGAAAACCTAAAATAGAAATAGATGTTAACGCTGAAGGATTCGTTGGCGAAGTTGAATGCAGTATCGATTTAACAAAACCAGAAAGTATTCAACAGTTAAACGAAAAATATAAGGAATCGATAAAAGGGAAAATTAAAGCAGCACTTAAATCGATGCAGGATAATTATCAAAGTGATATTTTTGGATTTGGAGAAGTGATCCATCGTTCGGATCCTAAGGCTTGGAAGAGCCTTGAGAAGAATTGGGATCAAGAATTTGCAAAAATGGAAGTGACTGTTAATGTAATGGCAAATATTCGCCGATTAGGCACAATAACAGAAGAATTCCAAAAAGAAATTGAGGAGCAATGA
- a CDS encoding spore germination protein, translating into MNYIKETLGNSSDIVIRDFHVGLNGEIKIGVIYTDGLTNSDSVQEFILENLMVKIRNAELESEEFHASNLMDALKADSLPVGEIKEISEFQKLFLHLLSGDTIILFDCYEKGFVLGFRSWVDRGVQEPSSQTVVRGPKDGFSETLRTNTALIRRRIKDPNLWLETSQIGKKTQTDVSIMYLKGVANDKLVKEVQDRLKRINIDAILESGYIEELIQDSTYSPFPTVYNTERPDAVAGAILEGRIAILVDGTPFVLIVPALFTHFFQSSEDYYQRADIASFIRILRYICFFLALLTPSSYIAVTTFHQEMLPTSLIINLASQREGVPFPALVEALLMELTFEILREAGVRLPRAVGSSISIVGALVIGQAAVEAGFVSASMVIVVSLTAISSFVSPSFNLSISIRILRFLFMFLAATFGLFGIILGLIVMVLHLNSLRSFGIPYLSPSAPFILQDQKDNILRFPHWALASRPRLINQKDIKRGDTPPPKPTR; encoded by the coding sequence ATGAATTATATAAAAGAAACGTTAGGAAATAGTTCTGACATCGTAATAAGGGATTTTCATGTTGGTCTTAACGGAGAAATTAAAATTGGCGTCATCTATACGGATGGTCTAACTAATTCAGATTCTGTTCAAGAGTTTATTCTTGAAAATCTAATGGTCAAAATTCGCAATGCAGAATTAGAATCAGAAGAGTTTCATGCTTCAAATTTAATGGACGCACTGAAAGCTGATTCACTACCAGTAGGAGAAATAAAAGAAATAAGTGAGTTTCAAAAACTTTTTTTACACTTATTGTCAGGTGATACAATCATTTTATTTGATTGCTATGAGAAGGGATTCGTACTTGGTTTTAGAAGTTGGGTTGATCGCGGTGTTCAGGAGCCATCATCACAAACTGTTGTTAGAGGTCCTAAGGACGGTTTTTCAGAAACACTGAGGACAAATACGGCATTAATAAGACGAAGAATAAAAGATCCGAACCTTTGGTTAGAAACAAGTCAGATTGGAAAAAAGACACAAACAGACGTTTCAATTATGTACTTAAAAGGAGTAGCGAATGACAAATTAGTCAAAGAGGTTCAAGACAGATTAAAGAGAATTAACATTGATGCTATTCTTGAAAGTGGTTATATTGAAGAACTCATTCAAGATTCAACATATTCTCCATTTCCAACTGTTTATAATACAGAACGTCCAGACGCTGTTGCTGGTGCAATTTTAGAAGGAAGGATTGCAATACTTGTTGATGGAACGCCCTTTGTGCTTATCGTTCCAGCATTATTTACCCACTTCTTTCAATCAAGTGAGGATTACTATCAACGGGCTGATATTGCATCTTTTATTCGAATCTTACGTTATATATGTTTTTTCCTGGCATTACTGACACCATCTTCCTATATTGCTGTTACGACATTTCATCAAGAAATGCTCCCAACCTCATTAATCATTAACCTTGCCTCTCAGCGTGAGGGTGTACCATTTCCAGCACTTGTAGAGGCGTTACTAATGGAATTAACATTTGAAATCTTAAGGGAGGCAGGAGTGAGATTACCTCGAGCTGTAGGTTCTTCTATATCAATTGTGGGTGCATTAGTTATTGGTCAAGCTGCAGTTGAAGCTGGCTTTGTTTCAGCATCGATGGTAATAGTTGTTTCCTTAACAGCGATAAGTAGCTTTGTATCTCCATCCTTTAATTTATCTATATCAATTCGAATTCTTCGGTTCTTGTTTATGTTTCTCGCAGCTACATTTGGACTGTTTGGTATTATTTTAGGATTAATTGTTATGGTTCTTCATCTTAACAGCTTAAGATCGTTTGGTATACCTTATTTATCTCCAAGCGCCCCATTTATTTTACAGGACCAAAAAGATAATATCCTACGCTTTCCGCATTGGGCTTTAGCTTCGCGTCCACGGTTAATCAATCAAAAGGATATAAAAAGAGGAGATACACCTCCTCCAAAACCAACACGCTAA